A genomic segment from Spinacia oleracea cultivar Varoflay chromosome 3, BTI_SOV_V1, whole genome shotgun sequence encodes:
- the LOC110787483 gene encoding monothiol glutaredoxin-S7, chloroplastic, which yields MTSVVAITLSLPPAKYSPENTSTFTSAKFGASSSFSHRCSPFYPLSFRRLAIQHTDAVVRRRSSSSFRCFSAISPELKTTIDKVVSSHKVILFMKGTRDFPQCGFSNTVVQILKSLNVPFETINILENEFLRQGLKEYSSWPTFPQLYIDGEFFGGCDITIEALKSGELQETVEKAMCS from the exons ATGACATCTGTGGTAGCGATTACTCTTTCACTACCGCCGGCAAAATACTCGCCGGAAAATACATCGACGTTTACTTCTGCCAAATTCGGCGCTTCATCCTCATTCTCCCACCGCTGTTCCCCTTTCTACCCTCTCTCCTTCCGCCGCCTTGCCATTCAACACACTGACGCCGTCGTCCGCCGTCGCTCCTCTTCTTCCTTTCGCTGTTTCTCCG CTATCTCCCCCGAATTGAAAACTACAATCGACAAAGTTGTGAGTTCACACAAAGTGATTCTGTTTATGAAGGGAACCAGGGATTTTCCTCAATGTGGATTTTCCAATACTGTTGTACAGATATTGAAGTCTCTCAATGTGCCTTTTGAAACTATCAACATTCTTGAAAATGAGTTTCTGCGTCAAGGGTTGAAGGAGTACTCAAGTTGGCCGACCTTTCCGCAGCTTTATATTGATGGTGAATTCTTTGGTGGCTGTGACATCACGATCG AAGCGCTCAAAAGTGGGGAGTTGCAAGAAACGGTGGAGAAGGCTATGTGCTCGTGA